A genomic region of Tsukamurella pulmonis contains the following coding sequences:
- a CDS encoding YceI family protein, which yields MSNVLAPGTYVVDAVHSSVEFSVRHLMVSKVKGRFDEFSGTITVAEDGTASLTAEVDVTSVNTRNAQRDAHIRTADFFDAENHPKATFVSTGVAEKGSDYVLNGELTLRGVTKPVQFDLEFLGTNPGMGQGEVAAFEAKTVITRQDFGISIDMPLETGGKVIGDKITLTLDIEALRQA from the coding sequence ATGAGCAACGTTCTCGCCCCCGGCACCTACGTCGTCGACGCCGTCCACTCGTCCGTCGAGTTCTCCGTGCGCCACCTGATGGTGAGCAAGGTCAAGGGCCGTTTCGACGAGTTCTCCGGCACCATCACCGTGGCCGAGGACGGCACCGCCTCGCTCACCGCCGAGGTCGACGTGACGTCGGTCAACACCCGCAACGCGCAGCGCGACGCCCACATCCGCACCGCCGACTTCTTCGACGCCGAGAACCACCCGAAGGCGACCTTCGTCTCGACCGGCGTCGCGGAGAAGGGCTCGGACTACGTGCTGAACGGCGAGCTCACGCTGCGCGGGGTCACCAAGCCCGTGCAGTTCGACCTCGAGTTCCTCGGCACCAACCCCGGCATGGGCCAGGGCGAGGTGGCCGCGTTCGAGGCCAAGACCGTGATCACCCGCCAGGACTTCGGCATCTCCATCGACATGCCGCTCGAGACCGGCGGCAAGGTGATCGGCGACAAGATCACCCTCACCCTCGACATCGAGGCCCTGCGCCAGGCCTGA
- a CDS encoding alpha/beta hydrolase has translation MRAAWGKRAGAAVLTAAMVPALAGMGAGVAGAWGPGSAKNPPKGFKSERVNGAGMPDVLVRSWASTTTDPAKAPTVVLLDGLRATQDVSGWERDSNVAFLSQKGINVVMPVGGTASFYTNWANTSKHGNGTYKATWGNFLASSLPNYIKSRGFSSNLSLIGLSMGGGAALINAANNPGVYKRAAALSGFLNTSAPGMPVAVGVAMLDAGGYNVLDMWGGPFDANWAKNDPTVQVARMKGLKLWITASTGEPGKYTPNPTPADIVQGVPLEILAKSQSEAFKAAADKAGVSAHYDFSSVGTHTWGYWSDQVWQMQRTGWFNS, from the coding sequence ATGCGAGCAGCCTGGGGTAAGCGAGCGGGTGCAGCGGTTCTCACCGCGGCCATGGTGCCCGCCCTCGCCGGTATGGGTGCCGGCGTCGCCGGCGCTTGGGGTCCGGGGTCGGCCAAGAACCCGCCCAAGGGCTTCAAGTCCGAGCGAGTCAACGGTGCCGGCATGCCGGACGTCCTGGTCCGCTCGTGGGCCTCGACCACCACCGACCCGGCCAAGGCGCCCACCGTGGTGCTCCTCGACGGCCTGCGCGCGACGCAGGACGTCTCCGGCTGGGAGCGCGACTCCAACGTCGCCTTCCTGTCGCAGAAGGGCATCAACGTCGTCATGCCCGTCGGCGGTACCGCCAGCTTCTACACGAACTGGGCGAACACCTCCAAGCACGGCAACGGCACCTACAAGGCGACCTGGGGCAACTTCCTGGCCAGCAGCCTGCCGAACTACATCAAGTCGCGCGGCTTCTCCAGCAACCTGTCGCTGATCGGCCTCTCGATGGGTGGCGGCGCCGCCCTCATCAACGCGGCCAACAACCCCGGCGTCTACAAGCGCGCCGCTGCGCTGTCGGGCTTCCTGAACACCTCCGCCCCCGGCATGCCGGTCGCCGTGGGTGTCGCCATGCTCGACGCGGGCGGCTACAACGTCCTCGACATGTGGGGCGGCCCGTTCGACGCCAACTGGGCGAAGAACGACCCGACCGTGCAGGTCGCGCGGATGAAGGGCCTCAAGCTGTGGATCACCGCCTCGACCGGTGAGCCCGGCAAGTACACCCCGAACCCGACCCCGGCCGACATCGTCCAGGGCGTGCCGCTCGAGATCCTCGCCAAGTCGCAGTCGGAGGCCTTCAAGGCCGCCGCCGATAAGGCCGGCGTGAGCGCTCACTACGACTTCTCGTCGGTGGGCACCCACACCTGGGGCTACTGGAGCGACCAGGTCTGGCAGATGCAGCGCACCGGCTGGTTCAACAGCTGA
- a CDS encoding VOC family protein — protein MIDHLGISCADLTAATRFYDGVLAVLGASRLMDVGSAVGYGTDHATFWVSGVPGASSRETHVAFSAPDRATVDAFYTAALGLGAESLHAPRLWPEYHPGYYGAFVRDPDGNNVEAVFHGG, from the coding sequence ATGATCGACCACCTCGGAATCAGTTGCGCCGACCTGACCGCAGCCACGCGGTTCTACGACGGGGTGCTGGCCGTGCTCGGCGCGAGCCGGCTCATGGACGTCGGCAGCGCCGTCGGCTACGGCACCGATCACGCCACCTTCTGGGTCTCCGGCGTCCCCGGCGCGTCCAGCCGGGAGACGCACGTGGCCTTCAGCGCCCCGGACCGCGCCACCGTCGACGCCTTCTACACCGCGGCGCTGGGCCTGGGCGCGGAGTCGCTGCACGCGCCGCGGCTGTGGCCCGAGTACCACCCCGGCTACTACGGCGCCTTCGTCCGCGATCCCGACGGCAACAACGTGGAAGCGGTCTTCCACGGCGGGTAG
- a CDS encoding HpcH/HpaI aldolase/citrate lyase family protein, translating into MNQPPTTDVDEPLGFRIDPVLARSWLLVNAAQPERFDAAARSRADIVVLDIEDAVAPKDKTAARDNVVDWLNRELDGRPNDGWVRVNGFGTQWWADDLEALRGAKHLGGVMLAMVESMDHVTETAKRLPDTLIVALVETARGLERISEIASAKGTFRLAFGIGDFRRDTGFGGDPTTLAYARSRFTIAAKAAHLPGAIDGPTVGSKGLLLTEATAVSAEFGMTGKICLTPDQCHPVNEGLSPSPEDIRWSREFFADFDRDGGEIRNGSDLPRIARATKILDLARAYGIVVPDGLEGEHAPAPSDTFHY; encoded by the coding sequence ATGAACCAGCCCCCCACGACCGACGTCGACGAGCCCCTCGGTTTCCGGATCGATCCCGTGCTCGCCCGCAGTTGGCTGCTGGTCAACGCCGCGCAGCCCGAGCGCTTCGACGCCGCGGCCCGCTCCCGCGCCGACATCGTGGTGCTCGACATCGAGGACGCCGTCGCACCGAAGGACAAGACGGCTGCGCGCGACAACGTGGTCGACTGGCTGAACCGCGAGCTCGACGGTCGGCCCAACGACGGCTGGGTCCGGGTCAACGGCTTCGGCACCCAGTGGTGGGCCGACGACCTGGAGGCGCTGCGCGGGGCGAAGCACCTCGGCGGCGTGATGCTGGCGATGGTCGAATCGATGGACCACGTCACGGAGACCGCCAAGCGGCTGCCGGACACGCTCATCGTCGCGCTGGTCGAGACCGCGCGCGGCCTCGAGCGGATCAGCGAGATCGCCTCCGCGAAGGGCACCTTCCGCCTGGCCTTCGGCATCGGCGACTTCCGCCGCGACACCGGCTTCGGCGGCGACCCGACGACGCTGGCCTACGCCCGCTCGCGGTTCACCATCGCCGCGAAGGCGGCCCACCTGCCGGGCGCGATCGACGGGCCGACCGTCGGGTCCAAGGGCCTGCTGCTGACGGAGGCGACCGCGGTCTCCGCCGAGTTCGGCATGACCGGCAAGATCTGCCTCACGCCCGATCAGTGCCACCCGGTCAACGAGGGCCTGAGCCCGTCGCCCGAGGACATCCGCTGGTCGCGCGAGTTCTTCGCCGACTTCGACCGCGACGGCGGCGAGATCCGCAACGGCTCGGACCTGCCGCGCATCGCACGCGCCACCAAGATCCTCGACCTGGCCCGGGCGTACGGGATCGTCGTGCCCGACGGGCTCGAGGGCGAGCACGCCCCGGCACCGTCGGACACGTTCCACTACTGA
- a CDS encoding alpha/beta hydrolase — MRMRNGWAKKATAAAVTVAAIPALTIAGTGAANAWGPGNAKNPPKGFKQAFVNGAGMPNVKVRSWASTTTDPKKAPTVVLLDGLRATWDVSGWERDSNVAFLSQKGINVVTPVGGTSSWYTDWQSPSSTNRQPYRYTWASFLKTSLPQYIRSLGFSDNVSLVGLSMSGSAAIINALESNGYYKRAASLSGLTNISAPGVPIAVGIASLDSGGYNAGLDMWGGPFDSRWAKNDPTVQVNRLKGMPLWISAGNGVFGKYTPNPGPADVVQGVPLEWLALSQARSFEGAAKRAGLSKAHFDFPPAGTHTWGYWQDQVWQMQRTGWFSK; from the coding sequence ATGCGTATGCGCAACGGCTGGGCCAAGAAGGCCACCGCCGCCGCGGTCACCGTGGCTGCCATTCCGGCACTGACGATCGCCGGCACGGGCGCCGCGAACGCGTGGGGCCCGGGCAACGCCAAGAACCCCCCGAAGGGCTTCAAGCAGGCCTTCGTCAACGGTGCCGGCATGCCGAACGTGAAGGTCCGTAGCTGGGCCTCCACCACCACCGACCCCAAGAAGGCCCCCACCGTCGTGCTGCTCGACGGTCTGCGCGCCACCTGGGACGTCTCGGGCTGGGAGCGCGACTCGAACGTGGCCTTCCTCTCGCAGAAGGGCATCAACGTCGTGACGCCCGTCGGCGGCACCTCGAGCTGGTACACCGACTGGCAGTCGCCGTCGTCGACCAACCGTCAGCCCTACCGCTACACCTGGGCCTCGTTCCTGAAGACGAGCCTGCCGCAGTACATCCGCAGCCTCGGCTTCAGCGACAACGTCTCGCTGGTCGGCCTGTCGATGTCCGGTAGCGCCGCGATCATCAACGCCCTCGAGTCGAACGGCTACTACAAGCGCGCCGCGTCGCTGTCGGGCCTGACCAACATCTCGGCCCCCGGCGTCCCGATCGCCGTCGGCATCGCCTCGCTCGATTCGGGCGGCTACAACGCCGGCCTCGACATGTGGGGCGGCCCGTTCGACTCCCGCTGGGCGAAGAACGACCCGACCGTGCAGGTGAACCGACTCAAGGGCATGCCGCTGTGGATCTCCGCCGGTAACGGCGTCTTCGGCAAGTACACCCCGAACCCGGGCCCGGCCGATGTCGTCCAGGGCGTGCCGCTCGAGTGGCTCGCGCTGTCGCAGGCGCGCTCCTTCGAGGGTGCCGCCAAGCGCGCCGGCCTGAGCAAGGCCCACTTCGACTTCCCGCCGGCCGGCACCCACACCTGGGGCTACTGGCAGGATCAGGTGTGGCAGATGCAGCGCACCGGTTGGTTCTCGAAGTAA
- the ptsP gene encoding phosphoenolpyruvate--protein phosphotransferase: MTSQQSTATGLATLTGTPVVPGVAYAPVMWPGARPEVPPPVDVPEGDRDAEAARFSSAAHAVAERLRARAAQAQGAAAEVLGANAGLASDKAWMGTTEKLIRAGTPAANAVAAATEQFADMFATLGGLMAERVTDLRDVRDRVVAELLGSPEPGVPVPEAPSILLADDLAPADTAGLDPALIVGIGTRLGGPTSHTAIIARQLGIPCIVGLAQAGTVDAGTPVLLDGGAGTVTVEPDAAEAQRLVAESARQAAEVARWRGPGRTSDGAAVAILANVQDGASARGAAEREVEGVGLFRTELAFLDRADEPSVDEQAALYREVIDAFPGRKVVIRTLDAGSDKPLKFVDHGEEENPALGVRGIRIAEADPGLLERQLDAIAAAAEGATAQPWVMAPMIATAAEAREFAAQCRSRGLAAGVMVEVPAVALCADAVLAEVDFVSIGTNDLTQYAMAADRMSTGLAALTDPWQPAVLRLIELTGRAGTAAGKPVGVCGEAAADPLLACVLVGLGVDSLSCAAGAAAAVGARIGGVTLQQCRWAAEAALAAADPQAAREAARSALS; the protein is encoded by the coding sequence ATGACTTCGCAACAGTCGACCGCGACCGGCCTCGCCACCCTCACCGGCACCCCCGTCGTGCCCGGGGTCGCCTACGCCCCCGTCATGTGGCCCGGCGCGCGCCCCGAGGTCCCGCCGCCCGTCGATGTGCCGGAGGGCGACCGGGACGCCGAGGCCGCGCGGTTCTCGTCGGCGGCGCACGCGGTGGCGGAGCGCCTGCGCGCCCGCGCCGCGCAGGCCCAGGGCGCCGCGGCCGAGGTGCTCGGCGCGAACGCGGGGCTCGCCTCGGACAAGGCCTGGATGGGCACCACCGAGAAGCTCATCCGCGCGGGCACGCCGGCCGCGAACGCGGTGGCCGCGGCCACCGAGCAGTTCGCCGACATGTTCGCCACGCTGGGCGGCCTCATGGCCGAGCGCGTGACCGACCTGCGCGACGTGCGCGACCGGGTGGTCGCCGAACTTCTCGGCAGCCCCGAGCCCGGCGTCCCGGTGCCCGAGGCACCGTCGATCCTGCTGGCCGACGACCTGGCCCCGGCAGACACCGCGGGCCTGGACCCGGCGCTCATCGTGGGCATCGGCACCCGGCTCGGCGGGCCCACCAGCCACACCGCGATCATCGCCCGGCAACTGGGCATCCCCTGCATCGTCGGCCTGGCGCAGGCCGGCACCGTCGACGCCGGCACGCCCGTCCTGCTCGACGGCGGTGCGGGCACGGTCACCGTCGAACCGGACGCCGCCGAGGCGCAGCGCCTGGTCGCCGAGTCGGCGCGGCAGGCGGCCGAGGTCGCCCGGTGGCGGGGTCCGGGCCGCACGTCCGACGGTGCGGCCGTCGCGATCCTGGCGAACGTGCAGGACGGCGCGAGCGCGCGGGGCGCCGCGGAGCGCGAGGTGGAGGGCGTGGGCCTGTTCCGCACCGAGCTCGCCTTCCTCGACCGCGCCGACGAGCCGTCCGTCGACGAGCAGGCCGCGTTGTATCGCGAGGTGATCGACGCGTTCCCCGGGCGGAAGGTGGTCATCCGCACCCTCGATGCGGGCTCGGACAAGCCGCTCAAATTCGTCGACCACGGCGAGGAGGAGAACCCCGCGCTGGGCGTGCGCGGCATCCGCATCGCCGAGGCCGACCCGGGCCTGCTCGAGCGGCAGCTGGACGCGATCGCCGCGGCCGCGGAGGGCGCCACCGCGCAGCCCTGGGTGATGGCGCCGATGATCGCCACCGCGGCCGAGGCCCGCGAGTTCGCCGCGCAGTGCCGCTCCCGCGGCCTGGCCGCCGGCGTGATGGTGGAGGTGCCGGCGGTGGCGCTGTGCGCCGACGCGGTGCTCGCCGAGGTGGACTTCGTCTCGATCGGCACGAACGACCTCACCCAGTACGCGATGGCGGCCGACCGGATGAGCACCGGGCTCGCGGCGCTCACCGATCCGTGGCAGCCCGCAGTGCTCCGGCTGATCGAGCTCACGGGCCGCGCCGGTACCGCGGCGGGCAAGCCCGTCGGTGTGTGCGGCGAGGCCGCCGCCGACCCGCTGCTGGCGTGCGTCCTCGTGGGGCTGGGCGTCGATTCGCTCTCCTGCGCGGCCGGGGCCGCGGCGGCGGTGGGTGCCCGCATCGGCGGGGTGACCCTGCAGCAGTGCCGCTGGGCCGCGGAGGCCGCGCTCGCCGCCGCCGACCCGCAGGCCGCGCGCGAGGCGGCAAGGTCCGCATTGTCCTGA
- a CDS encoding GAF domain-containing protein — protein sequence MSFSFPALSGSPTERYADLASYAKALVDGEPDRIANAANLAALVKALVPDLNWVGFYFFDGAELVVGPFQGLPACIRIPLDRGVCGAAARTRTTQRIDDVHAVPDHIACDGATNSELVVPLIRDGELIGVFDLDSERPGRFSDDDQRGLEAVAAVFIDSLA from the coding sequence GTGTCGTTCTCCTTCCCCGCCCTCTCCGGCTCCCCCACCGAGCGCTACGCCGACCTCGCCTCGTACGCGAAGGCCCTCGTCGACGGCGAGCCCGACCGGATCGCGAACGCCGCGAACCTCGCGGCCCTGGTGAAGGCGCTGGTGCCGGACCTCAACTGGGTCGGCTTCTACTTCTTCGACGGTGCCGAGCTCGTCGTCGGCCCGTTCCAGGGCCTGCCCGCGTGCATCCGCATCCCGCTCGACCGCGGCGTGTGCGGCGCCGCCGCGCGCACCCGCACGACGCAGCGCATCGACGACGTGCACGCCGTCCCCGACCACATCGCCTGCGACGGTGCGACGAACTCCGAGCTCGTCGTGCCGCTGATCCGCGACGGCGAACTGATCGGCGTCTTCGATCTCGACAGCGAGCGCCCCGGGCGGTTCAGCGACGACGACCAGCGCGGCCTCGAAGCCGTCGCCGCGGTCTTCATCGACTCGCTGGCCTGA
- a CDS encoding TetR/AcrR family transcriptional regulator, which produces MARPPNPDRRAELLEQASLVLARTGVVDTSLRTIAAEIGTSARMLAYHFHSKEELILEVLAAKQVSAAGPDLKPVPDSRQDLREQAIAEWDSMMGPHRRSGEQILLQVFGASCADDSPYSEYTATTLAMLIERMVGRLRALGAPEDVAATRSHLTIAAIQGLVIQHFTGPDGEAVARRGYIELIDTVVLAPWRSEHPSS; this is translated from the coding sequence GTGGCGCGCCCCCCGAACCCGGACCGCCGGGCCGAACTGCTGGAGCAGGCGTCGCTGGTGCTGGCCCGCACCGGCGTCGTCGACACATCCCTGCGCACCATCGCCGCGGAGATCGGTACGAGTGCGCGCATGCTCGCGTATCACTTCCACTCCAAGGAGGAGCTGATCCTCGAGGTGCTCGCCGCCAAACAGGTCAGCGCCGCGGGTCCCGACCTCAAGCCCGTGCCGGACTCCCGCCAGGATCTGCGGGAGCAGGCGATCGCCGAGTGGGACTCGATGATGGGGCCGCACCGTCGCAGCGGGGAGCAGATCCTTCTCCAGGTCTTCGGCGCCTCCTGTGCCGACGACAGTCCGTACTCCGAGTACACGGCGACCACCTTGGCGATGCTGATCGAGCGCATGGTCGGCCGCCTCCGCGCACTCGGCGCTCCCGAGGACGTCGCGGCCACGCGCTCACACCTCACCATCGCCGCCATTCAGGGACTCGTCATTCAGCACTTCACCGGCCCGGACGGCGAAGCAGTCGCCCGTCGGGGCTACATCGAGCTCATCGACACGGTGGTGCTCGCCCCGTGGCGGAGCGAGCACCCGTCGAGCTAG
- a CDS encoding arabinosyltransferase domain-containing protein: MLTKHLRPGPLGDRLRAGVLGLVGFLCAVVVPFLPVHQDAATVTWPGEDAVNIELPLVSYSPTSLSLTVGDQALLSTEGTVLTTVPSSAPDSGRDGLIVMSEQRDGARHVTVRLRSKIVYDGALQGPIQIRSDAASTLVRTGEFQTTLSGDHRPQVVGLFSTTPREALGGSSATIDIDSRFSTGPTAAKVALSVLAVLAWLGALWFLHRADLGDGRRARRILPARWARITRPDLVVVGLLLAWYMIGVGSSDDGYFSGMAKTYRGAGYLANYFAYFGVPEVPIGIPYVPALAGLAQISDSGLVLRLPSLLCGLGCWFLISREVLPRVGVRGRRRSIALYTGGLVLLAFWIPYNNGLRPEPVVAFFTLLSWLSVERAIATRRMLPLCVAVGAGSLAVLTNPAGIICFAGLLSGLGPIVAGFRARSLSLMERAAVLMPVLASGVITLVVVFHGQSAASVSAMRAAHGVVGPNMPWYTEYTVWAELFQPQPDGSVARRFAVLIFLLALVAVVAALWRRRRIPGLASGPVGRLAFTAVLSLFLMSFSPTKFTHHFGSLAGYASAVAVVAAAVSAPAVVRSLRDRLILLGAVTAVLAICFTATNGWWYVSSYHVPWWDKRISVGGVSVGSMVLVLALALFVAAGCVHLSARHDDSRVQRLAGGLSSRAFALSAALIVTVSFTTMTKAAVAQYPAFSVGLSNARALGGDPCGLADFVDVDPDPGASFLEPVEGSPESALGSGTHDGFRSTGVASDLGSDKSSTNSATVGQSLGSTGTTTSDDDSGDGAARRSSGARVALPFGFDAARVPVLGSFGSRGQRKSLVSGWYRIPRDADGTPRDKLLTMAVAGRIASVDVNGDPVAGQRLVFEFGREATREPVASGPVAPEDLAGMQPAWRDVRLDTRNIPAGADVVRIRADVDSADPQQWIAVTPPRMPRLQSLQDYVGRQSPVLLDWLVGAQFPCLAPMPHQYGVATIPEFRVLPDKGAAKMTTNWQSHSSGGPLGYTDLLTTPVEVPTYLRDDPRRDWGSLQRLRKRLPAEPASLEIRRETRSGLWSPGPLNYGIR; the protein is encoded by the coding sequence TTGCTCACGAAGCACCTGCGACCAGGCCCGCTCGGCGACCGCCTCCGGGCGGGGGTCCTCGGCCTGGTCGGGTTTCTCTGCGCCGTAGTGGTGCCGTTCCTACCGGTCCACCAGGATGCGGCTACCGTCACGTGGCCCGGTGAGGACGCGGTCAACATCGAGCTCCCGCTGGTCTCCTACTCCCCCACCTCGCTCTCGCTCACCGTGGGCGACCAGGCACTGCTGAGTACTGAGGGCACCGTGCTGACGACGGTCCCGTCCTCCGCGCCCGACTCCGGTCGTGACGGACTCATCGTGATGTCCGAGCAGCGCGACGGCGCGCGTCACGTCACCGTCCGCCTTCGCTCGAAGATCGTCTACGACGGGGCTCTGCAAGGACCGATACAGATCCGCAGCGACGCCGCCTCGACGCTCGTCCGCACCGGCGAGTTCCAGACGACACTCAGTGGTGACCACCGCCCGCAAGTAGTAGGGCTGTTCTCGACGACCCCACGCGAGGCCCTCGGCGGCAGCTCCGCCACCATCGACATCGACAGTCGCTTCTCCACCGGTCCGACCGCTGCGAAGGTGGCGCTGAGCGTGCTCGCAGTGCTGGCGTGGCTGGGGGCACTGTGGTTCCTGCACAGGGCGGACCTCGGCGACGGTCGCCGTGCGCGACGAATCCTGCCGGCGCGGTGGGCGCGGATCACCCGGCCCGATCTCGTCGTCGTCGGCCTGCTCCTCGCGTGGTACATGATCGGCGTCGGTTCCTCGGACGACGGCTACTTCAGCGGTATGGCGAAGACCTATCGCGGCGCCGGATACCTCGCCAACTACTTCGCCTATTTCGGAGTGCCCGAAGTACCGATCGGCATCCCGTACGTTCCGGCCCTCGCAGGCCTGGCGCAGATCTCCGACTCGGGATTGGTTCTGCGCCTCCCCTCACTGCTGTGCGGGCTGGGGTGTTGGTTCCTGATCAGCCGCGAGGTCCTGCCGAGAGTGGGGGTCCGCGGCCGACGCCGATCGATCGCGCTGTACACCGGGGGTTTGGTCCTGCTCGCCTTCTGGATCCCCTACAACAACGGGCTCCGGCCCGAACCCGTCGTCGCCTTCTTCACTCTGCTCTCATGGCTTTCGGTCGAGCGTGCGATCGCCACGCGCCGGATGCTGCCGCTCTGCGTCGCGGTGGGTGCTGGCTCGCTCGCGGTGCTCACCAACCCGGCCGGCATCATCTGCTTCGCCGGACTGTTGTCCGGGCTGGGACCGATCGTCGCCGGGTTCCGCGCTCGGTCGCTGTCACTGATGGAGCGGGCCGCCGTGCTCATGCCTGTGCTCGCTTCGGGCGTGATCACCCTCGTCGTCGTCTTCCACGGCCAGTCGGCCGCGTCCGTGTCCGCGATGCGCGCCGCGCACGGCGTCGTCGGCCCCAACATGCCGTGGTACACCGAATACACGGTCTGGGCAGAGCTGTTTCAACCGCAGCCCGACGGCTCGGTCGCCCGGCGGTTCGCCGTGTTGATCTTCCTCCTCGCGCTCGTCGCGGTCGTGGCGGCGCTCTGGCGTCGTCGGCGCATCCCCGGCCTGGCGTCGGGCCCGGTCGGCCGGCTGGCGTTCACCGCGGTGCTGTCGTTGTTCCTGATGTCCTTCTCCCCCACGAAGTTCACGCATCACTTCGGATCGCTGGCGGGGTACGCCTCCGCGGTCGCCGTCGTAGCGGCTGCAGTGAGCGCACCGGCCGTCGTCCGGTCCCTGCGCGACCGCCTGATCCTCCTCGGCGCGGTGACCGCCGTTCTCGCGATCTGCTTCACCGCGACGAACGGATGGTGGTACGTCTCCAGCTACCACGTGCCGTGGTGGGACAAGCGGATCTCCGTCGGCGGGGTTTCCGTCGGGTCGATGGTGTTGGTCCTCGCCCTCGCGTTGTTCGTCGCCGCGGGCTGCGTCCATCTCAGCGCGCGGCACGACGACTCGAGGGTGCAACGACTCGCAGGTGGCCTCTCCTCACGGGCGTTCGCCCTGTCCGCCGCACTCATCGTCACGGTGTCGTTCACGACCATGACCAAGGCGGCCGTCGCGCAGTATCCGGCGTTCTCAGTCGGGCTGTCCAACGCGCGTGCGCTCGGCGGCGACCCGTGCGGGCTCGCGGATTTCGTCGACGTCGACCCGGACCCCGGTGCATCTTTCCTCGAGCCGGTGGAGGGCTCCCCCGAATCCGCTCTCGGCTCCGGCACCCACGACGGCTTCAGAAGCACCGGAGTCGCCTCCGATCTCGGCTCCGACAAGTCCTCCACGAATTCGGCCACCGTCGGGCAGTCCTTGGGAAGCACCGGAACCACCACGTCGGACGACGACAGCGGCGACGGCGCGGCGCGCCGCAGCTCCGGCGCCCGAGTCGCCCTCCCCTTCGGCTTCGACGCTGCGCGTGTTCCCGTGTTGGGCAGCTTCGGTTCTCGAGGGCAGCGGAAGTCACTGGTGAGCGGGTGGTACCGCATTCCCCGCGATGCCGACGGCACACCGCGAGACAAGCTCCTGACGATGGCGGTCGCTGGTCGGATCGCGTCCGTGGACGTCAATGGCGATCCGGTTGCCGGCCAACGACTCGTCTTCGAATTCGGCCGCGAGGCGACACGGGAACCGGTCGCGTCCGGACCCGTCGCGCCCGAAGACCTGGCCGGGATGCAGCCCGCCTGGCGCGATGTCCGTCTCGACACCAGGAACATCCCCGCTGGTGCGGACGTCGTGCGGATCCGCGCCGATGTCGACTCGGCTGACCCTCAACAGTGGATCGCCGTCACTCCGCCGCGCATGCCACGTCTGCAGTCCCTGCAGGACTATGTCGGCCGCCAATCACCCGTCCTGCTCGACTGGCTGGTCGGAGCCCAGTTCCCGTGCCTGGCCCCGATGCCGCATCAATACGGCGTCGCCACGATCCCCGAGTTCCGTGTACTCCCGGACAAGGGGGCCGCGAAGATGACCACCAACTGGCAGAGTCACTCCTCGGGCGGCCCGCTGGGCTACACCGACCTGCTCACCACGCCCGTCGAGGTACCCACGTATCTGCGCGACGATCCTCGTCGTGATTGGGGAAGCCTCCAGCGCCTGCGCAAGCGGCTCCCCGCCGAACCCGCCTCCCTGGAGATCCGTCGCGAAACTCGCTCCGGCCTCTGGAGTCCGGGCCCGCTGAACTACGGCATCCGCTAG